In Antarcticibacterium arcticum, the genomic stretch ATTTAAAAACTGCGATTTTGTATCCTGCAGCCTGCTTACTGGAAGGCACAAATTATTCTGAAGCACGAGGTACAATGGAGCCTTTTGAGGTTTTAGGGGCTCCCTGGGTAGACGGAGAGAAATTAGCCGAAAAATTAAATTCCTATAATCTGCAGGGATTAAAATTTCAACCAAAAACCTTTGTGCCGGACAGTATTGTTGACGGCATCAAGATCTATCCGCCTAAATTTATGGGAGAAAAGGTAGAAGGTGTTGAGATCATTATTACGGACCGCGATAAGCTGGAATCGGCTAAAGCCGGGGTTTATATCCTTCACGCTTTGCTGGAATTATATCCGGATAAATTTGAATGGCGTAATGCCAGGATGGATGGTTTGTTGGGAACTACAAATGTGAGAGAAAAATTACAGGCCGGCGTTTCCCCGGAGCAAATCGTAAGGGAATGGGATGAAGCTGAAGATAGTTTTAGAAAGGAAAGGGAAAAATATCTGCTCTATTAAAAATTCCTAATAGTTTTTTAAGATGTATAAGCCGGTAGTTTTGTTTATTCTTTTAATGGTGGTTTTGGCAAGCTCCATTTCAGCTCAGCAGTTACAAATGCAATGGACTCCCCGGGAAGACCTCAATATGGGATCTCACCTTCTACCTTCCAAGGTTTAAGCCCACAACCCTTACAACTTACAACCTACAACAAATTAACCTATTTACTCTTTTCCCAAAAAAGATCACTTTGGGTAAGCTGTATCAATTTTTCATCTTCCTGGCCTAAAACCCTTTTGGTTCTCAAATACCGGTTGTAGTTGTATTCGTCAAAATCTTCGGCATTGGGATCCATATTGCTTATATGCACATCCCCCATCGAATGGATAAATTTGTTATCGCCAATCCACATACCTACGTGTATAACTCTCTCGGTGGTGTTGTTGGTTGCTTTCCTTCCGAAGAATAAAAGATCTCCCGGTATCAGGTTTTCAAAATTTCTTTCGGTGTCGACTTCAATTCCGGTGTGGATCTGTTGAGAAGCATCACGAGGAATGATAATTCCGTTTAGGAAGAAAATTGTTTTGGTATAACCGCTGCAATCCACGCCTTTGGCTGAAGTTCCTCCCCACAGGTAAGGAATTCCCATCAATGATTTAGAAGTTTCAACAAGGCTCTCTCCGGAAGGTTTTAAAGCTGAAAGCCATTGCTCATAAGGCTGCGCCTTTGATTGCTCAATATATCCAACCTTTCCGTGAGGATACTTTACTTTATAAAACCCGTTTTCCTCTGTTACCAACTCCAGGATGTTTCCAGCCACAAGATCTGATACCACCTGGGATTCTTTATTTGCACTTTCATAAGCAAAGCCGAAAGTTTCAAGGTAGATCACCTTATCTGCCGCTTTCCATTTAGAGAGATCATTATTTGAAAAAGGTGTTACTCCGCCGTAATCCACCCACGCCAGGTAACCTTCAGGAGTCTGGATGTAATACCAGCCCCCGTCTTTCTTGTAAACCTTTACAGGTGTTCCAAGTATTGCCTGTGTAACAAGCTCAGAGGAATGTGAGGGCTTTGACCTTAGATTGGCAACAGAGATCTTAATAACCCCTTTGGTATTCCCCGCCATTTCAGCTGAAGGCAGCATCGCAATACTATCTGTAAAAGCAATATTTTGAGCTTTGAGTCTTTGTTTCAGATCACTCACCGCCTCAGGGAGGTTAGACTCTCCTTTTAAAATATACGTGCCATTGTGGTTAGTTGATTCTACATCAAATAAAGCAACTCTGCCATCGGGAGCGTATTCAGATTTCACAGCTTTGATATATTGTTCAGAAGCGTTTACAACCGGAGCCTGGGCGGTTGTGTTACTTGTGGTATTTACATCTGCAGTTTTGCAGGAAACAGACAATAATATTAGTCCGAGGGCCCAAAATTTTAAAATTCCTGTTCTTTTCATATTATGCATTCTTTAATTCTTCTTTAATAATAAGCAATTCTGCACCAGTGCCGTTTCGGTTGGGGAAATGGGTTTTCCCGTCATAAACCTTTACGCCATCGGCTATATCGTTCTTAATCAGCATTCCGCCATCCATATCAACATAATCCAATAAAGGCAATAAGTGGCCAATGGCCGATAATCCCACCGTAGATTCTGTCATACAGCCTACCATCACTTTCATACCAAGCTCCCGGGCTTCAGCGATCATCCTTCTGCCGGGTGTGAGTCCGCCACATTTGGTAAGCTTAACATTTACCCCGTGAAAATAATCGGCACATTTCTTTACATCGCTTTCATTGATACAGCTTTCATCTGCAATCACCGGTAGAACCGAATGCTGCAAAACCTTTGCCATTCCTTCCAGATCATTGGCGGGCAATGGTTGTTCGAGGAATTCCACGCCCAGCTCCTTCATTATTGGAGCGTATTCAATAGTTTGTTCTGCAGTCCAGGCGCAATTGGCATCTACCCTGAAGATAGCGTTTGTATGTTTCCGAAGTTCCTTTATGATCTCAACATCCTCATCTGTTCCAAGTTTGATCTTGTACAGGGGCCAGGGAAATTCTTTTATTTTCTGTACCATTATCTCAACCGTATCGATCCCGATAGTATAATTGGAAAGAGGCAGATCTTTCAATTCCAAACCCCACATTTTATATAGAGGCTGGCCATTTCTTTTTCCGTGAAGATCGTGCATTGCTATATCCAGGGCGCATTGCGCAAAGGAATTTCCTTTAAAATGCGGATTGGTAATTTCCCAGAGTTCTTCAGGGGTTTTGTGAATATTTTCAGCGATCAAAGGTTCCATCGCTTTGATCGTAGCGCTCATACTTTCCACATCAACCCCGTAATAGGAAGTAGCTGCTGCTTCGCCGTAACCTGTGAATCCTCCATCTGAAAGTTCCACGATCAACGTCTCCTGAAAATCACGCGCAGTATGACTTATGCGAAAGGTGTTCTTTAATTCTAATTTATATTTATAGGTTTTCAGCTTCATTTAATCTTTCATTTTTTCCATTGCCTTTTAGCAAAAATAACCCAAGACAGGTAATGGCTGCATTCACTATCAATATTTCAAATCCGAATTTATAGCCGTTTAACCAGGCTTCAGAATTATAGTCAAGTATGATCGAAATTACCGGTGATAATATAACCACAAATGGAACAAATTTGTCATTGACAGTTCGTTTTGACAGCAACCCGAAAGCAAATAATCCCAATAATGGCCCGTAGGTAAATCCGGCGACCTTAAATACAGCGCTAACCACACTGCTGTCATTCAAGCTGCTAAAAATTATGATGACAAAGAACATTAATATGGTAAAACCTATGTGAACCAGCATTCTTGTCCTGTTCTGGTTTTTGTGTTCTTTCCTTTTAAGACCAAGGATATCTACGCAGAAAGAGGTAGTAAGAGCGGTAAGCGCGGAATCTGCACTGGAAAATGCAGCGGCAATAATACCCAGCAAAAATACTATTCCTGCTACAGCCCCAAAATGATTAAGCGCCAGCATAGGATACAGTTCATCTGATCTACCGGGAAGGGCAATACCTTGTGTAGTTGCATATTCATAGAGAAGCACCCCCAGAGAGAGAAAAAGTACGGTTGCTATAAAGAATGTAATAGAGAACCAGAGAATGTTCTTTTGAGCATCCCCTGTGTTGCTAATAGTAAGGTTCTTTTGCATAATGTTCTGATCAAGACCATTCATCGCAATTGTAATAAATATCCCTGCGAGAAAGGTCTTAAAAAAGTTCTGCCCGGACCGCCAGTCCCACTCAAAAATTGTCGATAGGTCGCTTTCCGTTACCACAGTAAACACCTGAGGCACACTAAGGTCCAGGTGATTAATGATCATAATGATACTTACCACTACCGCAAGCAACAGAAAGGTTGTTTGCAGGGTATCTGTCCAAACAATGGTTTTAATTCCTCCCCGGAAAGTGTACAACCAGATCAATGCGATGTTGGTTAGCACCGTTACATAAAAGGGGATTCCAAAAGCATCGAAAAATGCAAGTTGTAGTACCAGCGCAGCCAGGAATAATCTGAAAGATGCACCTATAGTTTGTGATATAAGAAAGAATGAGGCGCCAGACAGGTAGGAATTTTGCCCAAATCTATCCCGGAGATATTCATAGATCGACACCAGTTTTAGGCGGTAAAACAGAGGAATTAAAACCAGGGCGATTACTGCGTATCCCACCATATTACCCATCACAAACTGGAGGTAGGTCCAGTTGGTATTCCCCACTTCGCCCGGTACTGATATAAACGTGACTCCTGAAAGTGTTGCCCCCACCATCCCGAAGGCTACCAGGAACCACGGGGATTGCTTATCTGCCGTAAAAAAGGTGTTATTATCTGCCTTTCGTGATGTAAAATAACTTATTACCAGTAATAAAATAAAATAGGCAGCTATGACGCCAAATACAAGCGTAGGACTCATTTGCTATGGTTTTTACTTAATTCTGATCTCTTTTAGATCACTCTCATTCCCGCTTCGGTTCACTGCTGTTACTGCTATATGACTTATAGTGGCCGTTTTTCCTTCCTGAACTCTCGGAAGCTCAATGGAGCGGTCATTCTTGCTTACGATCTTATATTGCCAGGGCCCGTTATTGTATTTATAATACACCACCCATCTAAAAACATCCTGAGCATTATTGTGCTGCCAGGTTACATTGAGTTTATTTCCCACGGTTTGAGATGCGACTATGGGCACAGCAGGAATATCAGAATCCAACCAGGGGCTTGAAGGAACAAGCGCCTGAGTTTTATAAGGACCTTCTACCAGGGCCTTTGAAAGTTCTGGGTGCTTGATCAATGGCCCAATGCTCCAGTGCACTGCGCCTTTACTATCAGGTAACATACCCCTTGTGATCATGATCTGGTTGATAATTTCGGTGCTGTTCTTTTCATCACCTCCAAGACCCACATTCATTCCCGGCCATAAATGCCTGTTCTTGGTGTTTTCACCAGCCCACCATCCCAGTAAAACGGGAAAACTTTGAGGTGCCTGGGCAATTTTCCAGTAAAGCTGCGGGGTATAATAATCTATCCAGCCCTTGTTAAGCCAGAGTTTGGCATCGGCATATAATTCATTGTACTGGTCCATCCCGGCAATTGATTCGGGATATCCCGGTCTCCATATCCCAAATGGGCTAAGCCCAAATTTCACTTTCGGCTTTTCAGCTTTTATCTCACGATACAGTCTCTCAATAAAAACATTTACGCTCTCTCTCCTCCAGTCTGCCCGGGAAAGTTTCCCTCCCTTTGCCTGATATGCCTTCCAACTCACGTGGTCTGGAAAATCTTCATTATTGTTATAGGAGGCATAGGGATAGAAGTAGTCATCAAAATGTACTCCATCAATATCATAGCGCTTTACCAGGTCCATCACCACTGCTACAGAATGATCCTGCGTGCCTTTTAAAGAAGGATCCATCCACCAGTACCCGTTCTTTAGTTTAACAACCAGTTCCGGATTGGTTTTAATGATGGATTTTGGGTTTATTTCTCCTTTTGTAGTATGGTGCGCGCGATAAGGGTTGAGCCATACGTGCATTTCTATTCCACGATCATGCGCTTCCTTAATCCAGAAATTTAATGGGTCGTAGTAAGGCTCTGGGGCTTTTCCCTGCTGCCCGGTAAGGAAATAAGACCAGGGTTCAAGATCACTTTGGTATAAT encodes the following:
- a CDS encoding glycoside hydrolase family 10 protein; its protein translation is MPFKVKTLTALFILFLFITACSSLKKAEDTPPPPTAEIPAETLPEIPDVEVEEAPTVSPLPAPAPEPDEIKDYITRPKTPVMKEFRAAWVATVANINWPSKAGLSTADQQKEAIQLLDYLKAHNFNAVIFQVRPQADALYQSDLEPWSYFLTGQQGKAPEPYYDPLNFWIKEAHDRGIEMHVWLNPYRAHHTTKGEINPKSIIKTNPELVVKLKNGYWWMDPSLKGTQDHSVAVVMDLVKRYDIDGVHFDDYFYPYASYNNNEDFPDHVSWKAYQAKGGKLSRADWRRESVNVFIERLYREIKAEKPKVKFGLSPFGIWRPGYPESIAGMDQYNELYADAKLWLNKGWIDYYTPQLYWKIAQAPQSFPVLLGWWAGENTKNRHLWPGMNVGLGGDEKNSTEIINQIMITRGMLPDSKGAVHWSIGPLIKHPELSKALVEGPYKTQALVPSSPWLDSDIPAVPIVASQTVGNKLNVTWQHNNAQDVFRWVVYYKYNNGPWQYKIVSKNDRSIELPRVQEGKTATISHIAVTAVNRSGNESDLKEIRIK
- a CDS encoding C40 family peptidase, which codes for MKRTGILKFWALGLILLSVSCKTADVNTTSNTTAQAPVVNASEQYIKAVKSEYAPDGRVALFDVESTNHNGTYILKGESNLPEAVSDLKQRLKAQNIAFTDSIAMLPSAEMAGNTKGVIKISVANLRSKPSHSSELVTQAILGTPVKVYKKDGGWYYIQTPEGYLAWVDYGGVTPFSNNDLSKWKAADKVIYLETFGFAYESANKESQVVSDLVAGNILELVTEENGFYKVKYPHGKVGYIEQSKAQPYEQWLSALKPSGESLVETSKSLMGIPYLWGGTSAKGVDCSGYTKTIFFLNGIIIPRDASQQIHTGIEVDTERNFENLIPGDLLFFGRKATNNTTERVIHVGMWIGDNKFIHSMGDVHISNMDPNAEDFDEYNYNRYLRTKRVLGQEDEKLIQLTQSDLFWEKSK
- a CDS encoding dipeptide epimerase, with the translated sequence MKLKTYKYKLELKNTFRISHTARDFQETLIVELSDGGFTGYGEAAATSYYGVDVESMSATIKAMEPLIAENIHKTPEELWEITNPHFKGNSFAQCALDIAMHDLHGKRNGQPLYKMWGLELKDLPLSNYTIGIDTVEIMVQKIKEFPWPLYKIKLGTDEDVEIIKELRKHTNAIFRVDANCAWTAEQTIEYAPIMKELGVEFLEQPLPANDLEGMAKVLQHSVLPVIADESCINESDVKKCADYFHGVNVKLTKCGGLTPGRRMIAEARELGMKVMVGCMTESTVGLSAIGHLLPLLDYVDMDGGMLIKNDIADGVKVYDGKTHFPNRNGTGAELLIIKEELKNA
- a CDS encoding sodium:solute symporter: MSPTLVFGVIAAYFILLLVISYFTSRKADNNTFFTADKQSPWFLVAFGMVGATLSGVTFISVPGEVGNTNWTYLQFVMGNMVGYAVIALVLIPLFYRLKLVSIYEYLRDRFGQNSYLSGASFFLISQTIGASFRLFLAALVLQLAFFDAFGIPFYVTVLTNIALIWLYTFRGGIKTIVWTDTLQTTFLLLAVVVSIIMIINHLDLSVPQVFTVVTESDLSTIFEWDWRSGQNFFKTFLAGIFITIAMNGLDQNIMQKNLTISNTGDAQKNILWFSITFFIATVLFLSLGVLLYEYATTQGIALPGRSDELYPMLALNHFGAVAGIVFLLGIIAAAFSSADSALTALTTSFCVDILGLKRKEHKNQNRTRMLVHIGFTILMFFVIIIFSSLNDSSVVSAVFKVAGFTYGPLLGLFAFGLLSKRTVNDKFVPFVVILSPVISIILDYNSEAWLNGYKFGFEILIVNAAITCLGLFLLKGNGKNERLNEAENL